A window of the Syntrophothermus lipocalidus DSM 12680 genome harbors these coding sequences:
- a CDS encoding ATP-binding protein, whose protein sequence is MTITYPALQRLVVYRNLLQDPVVDKTLQLISSLQGFESQSRSESESLYCSIVHMVLAKAGDFELAVDSWRNYILNLIVEDENVFSLGCENKAPEAGSPVWDLARRDISILKDLYNLNWNEVAREVGLDSSWWDHCWQPQPDTYPFHKHRVSKMTILHQLFSGESDPLIILEALAGFYRAVGCGQMGKYPGFRWDQGLRGIRNPDPIELDELVGIEEQKKMLLMNTEIFLRGNKANNVLLYGEKGTGKSSSVKALLTRYAPDGLRMIELGKDHVCYLADIADTVRNRGFRFIVFIDDLSFEEFEVEYKHVKAAIEGSLEGTPGNLLLYVTSNRRHLVKETWRDRQSIDEEIHVSESHQEKLSLADRFGITIRYQAPSQEQYLRIVEHLARRNGLSLPSEELRRRAIQWEMRYHGRSGRTAHQFVTYLLGQRHLDDPQTDERQEKSIGVRAQTRIETSHIC, encoded by the coding sequence GTGACCATAACGTACCCTGCTTTGCAACGACTTGTTGTCTATCGCAACCTCCTCCAGGACCCGGTCGTCGACAAAACCCTACAGTTAATCAGCTCACTGCAAGGTTTTGAGAGCCAATCTCGAAGCGAATCGGAAAGCTTGTACTGCTCGATCGTGCACATGGTCCTTGCAAAGGCTGGCGATTTCGAGCTCGCAGTCGACTCATGGCGTAATTACATTCTTAACCTCATCGTCGAAGACGAAAACGTTTTCAGCCTCGGCTGTGAGAACAAAGCGCCAGAAGCTGGCTCACCGGTTTGGGATCTGGCTCGGCGTGATATCTCTATATTAAAGGACTTATACAACCTTAATTGGAACGAAGTAGCGCGCGAGGTCGGTCTCGATTCCTCGTGGTGGGATCACTGCTGGCAACCGCAACCCGATACTTATCCTTTTCACAAGCACCGGGTATCCAAAATGACCATCCTTCACCAGCTTTTTTCGGGTGAATCGGACCCACTGATAATCCTTGAAGCCCTGGCCGGGTTTTACCGTGCCGTAGGGTGCGGGCAGATGGGAAAATACCCGGGATTTCGCTGGGACCAAGGCCTTCGAGGCATAAGGAACCCAGACCCGATTGAACTCGATGAACTGGTGGGAATCGAAGAGCAAAAGAAAATGTTGTTAATGAATACCGAGATTTTCCTTCGAGGTAATAAGGCTAATAACGTCTTGCTCTATGGCGAAAAAGGGACTGGCAAGTCTTCATCGGTCAAGGCTTTGCTTACCCGTTACGCACCTGACGGTCTGCGCATGATCGAGTTGGGCAAGGACCATGTTTGCTACCTCGCCGACATTGCCGATACCGTTAGAAACCGCGGCTTCCGTTTCATCGTTTTCATTGATGACCTTTCGTTTGAAGAGTTCGAGGTAGAATACAAACACGTAAAGGCCGCGATTGAAGGGAGCCTGGAAGGCACTCCCGGCAATCTTCTCCTGTATGTAACCTCTAACCGCCGGCATCTGGTCAAAGAAACCTGGCGAGACCGCCAATCGATAGATGAAGAAATCCATGTTTCCGAATCCCATCAAGAAAAGCTTTCTTTGGCCGATCGCTTCGGCATAACTATCCGTTACCAGGCTCCCAGTCAGGAACAGTATCTGCGCATAGTCGAGCATTTAGCCAGAAGGAACGGCTTAAGCCTGCCCTCAGAAGAACTGAGGCGCAGAGCCATCCAATGGGAAATGAGGTATCACGGGAGATCTGGAAGAACCGCCCATCAGTTTGTTACTTATCTTTTGGGGCAAAGGCATTTAGACGACCCCCAAACTGATGAAAGACAAGAGAAGAGTATTGGCGTCAGGGCACAAACAAGAATTGAAACGTCCCACATCTGCTGA
- a CDS encoding TIGR00725 family protein — protein MADYIGVVGAAFCDRETADLAYRVGRALAREGLIVVCGGMGGVMESVARGVSEEKGVVIGILPGRDRLEGNRYLTYAIPTGLGDARNAVIACAADALIAIAGGFGTLSEISLARKAGKPVVGLKTWKATNGTGEDIGVVNAATPEEAVAKILDLLEDKRRRDNTA, from the coding sequence ATGGCTGATTACATTGGGGTTGTTGGGGCTGCTTTCTGTGACAGGGAGACGGCTGATTTGGCCTACAGGGTTGGTAGAGCTTTGGCCCGTGAAGGTTTGATCGTTGTTTGCGGAGGCATGGGGGGAGTGATGGAATCCGTAGCACGGGGGGTGAGCGAAGAAAAAGGAGTCGTCATCGGAATTCTGCCAGGTCGAGACCGGCTAGAGGGCAACCGGTACCTGACTTACGCGATACCCACAGGATTGGGAGATGCGAGAAATGCGGTGATAGCTTGTGCTGCCGATGCGCTAATTGCTATAGCGGGAGGTTTCGGAACTTTGTCAGAGATCTCGCTTGCCCGGAAAGCGGGTAAACCCGTGGTCGGGCTGAAAACTTGGAAAGCTACAAACGGGACGGGTGAGGATATCGGGGTTGTGAATGCTGCTACGCCGGAGGAGGCTGTGGCTAAAATCTTAGATTTGCTTGAAGATAAGCGCAGGAGAGACAATACGGCGTAG
- a CDS encoding thioredoxin family protein produces MSAIIDVGTSEFVEEVLTSQLPVLVVFRAPWCGFCQLMNRVLEAIARDYDGRLKVVRVNADENRNLAAWYEVYAVPETILFVDGHEQQRITGYRERDELARMINRVIFHA; encoded by the coding sequence ATGTCAGCCATTATAGACGTGGGGACCAGTGAGTTTGTGGAAGAGGTGTTGACTTCGCAATTGCCGGTCCTGGTTGTTTTTCGCGCTCCTTGGTGCGGCTTTTGCCAGTTGATGAACCGGGTCTTGGAAGCCATAGCCCGGGATTACGACGGGCGTCTCAAGGTGGTGAGGGTAAATGCTGACGAAAACAGAAATTTGGCAGCATGGTATGAGGTATATGCAGTACCGGAAACGATTCTTTTTGTGGATGGTCATGAACAGCAACGGATAACTGGATACAGGGAGAGAGATGAACTGGCACGGATGATCAACCGGGTGATATTTCACGCGTGA
- a CDS encoding guanylate kinase, with protein MAKQSGLFVVLAGPSCVGKGPLHNALKKFYPELEGKLRKLTLYNSRSPRPGEQEGIDYFFRTREYIEALKNDDGFLVLNVRGDLQALDIESLISILKEGINAFFEGNPFVPTELWKSPRFASIPRISVFLSPLSREEIICLREQGINLREFVTDVMRRKLLRRTKKQKGLLSLKDLANIEARAESAYSEMQLAWQFDYVIPNHDGEDSEHWDQFYYPVGDARRALLAFASILKGEHPIGVEKWEPDLL; from the coding sequence GTGGCAAAACAATCAGGGCTGTTTGTGGTCCTCGCGGGGCCATCTTGTGTGGGTAAAGGTCCTCTTCATAATGCCCTGAAGAAGTTTTACCCGGAGCTAGAGGGAAAATTGCGAAAGCTAACCCTGTACAACAGCCGCTCCCCGCGTCCGGGAGAACAAGAAGGAATCGATTACTTTTTCCGCACTCGTGAATACATAGAAGCTTTAAAAAATGACGATGGCTTCTTGGTCTTAAACGTGCGCGGAGACTTGCAGGCATTGGACATCGAAAGTCTGATCTCAATACTGAAAGAAGGAATCAACGCCTTTTTCGAAGGCAATCCTTTTGTTCCGACTGAGCTTTGGAAATCGCCGCGTTTTGCAAGCATACCCAGGATAAGCGTATTTCTTTCTCCCCTGTCCCGAGAAGAAATTATTTGTCTCCGCGAGCAAGGAATCAACTTGCGCGAGTTCGTAACCGATGTCATGCGCCGCAAGCTGCTGCGCCGCACGAAGAAACAAAAAGGGTTGCTTTCCTTGAAGGACCTTGCTAATATCGAAGCCCGAGCCGAAAGCGCCTATTCAGAAATGCAGCTAGCCTGGCAGTTCGACTACGTTATTCCCAACCACGACGGGGAAGACAGCGAGCATTGGGACCAGTTCTATTACCCTGTCGGAGACGCTCGCAGGGCTTTGCTGGCTTTTGCCTCCATACTGAAAGGAGAGCACCCCATAGGAGTCGAAAAGTGGGAGCCTGATTTATTATGA
- a CDS encoding transglycosylase domain-containing protein, translated as MGHRNTVDWEALYLQTNDKIRRKRRRPPWGAILIVCFLVLMGSSVGVVLGAIRSLPTWDPNKLMGSETSIIFDDQGRQVTRLHAAENRINVALKDIPPHLINAVIATEDQDFYKHHGVNLKRIAGAMMVNLVRHSKAQGASTITQQLARVSFLYPEKTYERKIKEILLAFQLESKYSKDEILEFYLNKVYFGSGAYGVQAAAQTYFGKNVQDLNLSESAMLAGVIQSPGRLSPFTNYDLAKKRQQVVLNNMVHCGYISQEEADKAYDQPLSFKKSLSSDSRYGYFVDSVIEEADQILRGYYENPQYAIYNEGLRIYTTMDSEVQKHAEDVYADSSFFPSGKSKKGQEVQSAMVLLDHHTGEIKAIIGGRKYEQRRGFNRAIDSLRHPGSAFKPVVVYGPALEQGYMPFYVLDDSPVTFPTPSGPWSPQNYDGKYRGLITMRTAVQWSVNVYAVKLSELVGIKNGIDFAEKLGITSLVRAGQKNDMGLSTALGGLTKGVSPLELTAAYGCFANNGVYVKPHTIIKITTAEGHVIYTHRPQYRRVMKPTTAWLMTSMLQTVVQAGTGTRAQIPGVPCAGKTGTSQDLQNAWFVGYTPNYTCGVWMGYDQLERMYNVAGGTYPARIWKSVMTKALEGEPRQAFVTPKGIVSVQVCNKSGLLPSQLCPDKCIISDYATEDNIPDKICDRHVLYNICPDSGKLATEHCPFPVPKAFVNVPADSRDPDKPPTEYCDIHSSAPTSSEMVPICKDPRHGNKLYRANIPGPNETGGCPSSVVVEEALPKGVDPPPCPLPDHQVQAR; from the coding sequence ATGGGTCACCGAAACACAGTCGATTGGGAGGCGTTGTACTTGCAGACTAACGATAAAATTCGCCGAAAGAGAAGACGACCCCCATGGGGAGCTATACTCATAGTGTGTTTCCTAGTCCTGATGGGGTCATCAGTAGGAGTTGTGCTAGGAGCCATCCGCAGCCTTCCAACCTGGGACCCGAACAAGCTCATGGGTTCTGAGACTTCCATCATTTTCGACGACCAAGGCCGTCAAGTCACCAGGTTGCATGCTGCGGAAAATCGAATCAATGTAGCCCTAAAAGACATACCTCCTCATCTCATCAACGCCGTGATAGCAACCGAAGACCAAGATTTCTACAAGCACCACGGGGTTAACCTCAAGCGTATCGCGGGGGCCATGATGGTCAATCTCGTTCGCCATAGCAAGGCCCAGGGAGCCAGCACCATAACCCAACAGCTAGCCCGTGTATCCTTCCTATACCCGGAAAAGACTTATGAACGGAAAATAAAAGAAATACTGCTGGCTTTTCAGCTTGAATCGAAGTACTCAAAAGATGAGATCTTGGAATTCTATTTGAATAAGGTGTATTTCGGCAGCGGCGCTTACGGGGTTCAAGCTGCGGCCCAAACCTATTTCGGGAAAAACGTGCAAGATTTAAACCTTAGCGAATCGGCCATGCTGGCCGGCGTCATCCAGAGTCCGGGACGCCTGTCGCCTTTTACCAACTACGACTTAGCCAAAAAGAGGCAGCAGGTTGTTCTTAATAACATGGTTCACTGCGGCTACATTAGCCAGGAAGAAGCCGATAAAGCGTATGACCAGCCTTTATCTTTCAAGAAAAGCTTGTCATCTGACTCGCGTTACGGTTACTTTGTGGACTCGGTGATAGAAGAAGCTGACCAGATCCTGCGCGGTTATTACGAAAACCCGCAGTATGCTATATATAATGAAGGACTTCGTATATACACCACCATGGATTCAGAAGTGCAGAAACACGCCGAAGACGTCTACGCTGACTCCAGTTTCTTTCCCTCTGGCAAAAGCAAAAAAGGCCAAGAGGTCCAGTCAGCCATGGTGCTTCTCGACCACCATACGGGTGAGATAAAGGCCATCATTGGCGGACGTAAGTATGAACAAAGGAGGGGTTTTAACCGGGCAATCGATTCTCTTCGCCATCCCGGCTCCGCCTTTAAGCCGGTAGTTGTTTATGGACCTGCTCTTGAACAGGGGTATATGCCCTTCTATGTTCTAGACGATTCTCCCGTAACCTTCCCTACCCCCAGCGGCCCCTGGTCTCCGCAGAACTATGACGGCAAGTACCGGGGACTCATTACCATGCGTACTGCTGTACAATGGTCGGTAAACGTGTATGCGGTTAAGCTGTCCGAGCTTGTCGGCATCAAAAACGGTATAGATTTCGCCGAAAAATTGGGGATAACCAGTTTGGTTAGAGCGGGCCAGAAAAATGATATGGGCCTCTCGACGGCTTTGGGCGGTCTTACCAAAGGGGTGAGTCCGCTCGAGCTTACCGCGGCCTACGGGTGCTTTGCCAACAACGGGGTGTATGTCAAACCCCATACCATTATTAAGATAACAACCGCTGAAGGACACGTGATATACACCCACCGTCCCCAATACCGCCGCGTAATGAAACCCACCACAGCCTGGCTCATGACCAGCATGCTGCAGACCGTTGTCCAAGCAGGCACCGGTACTCGAGCCCAAATACCCGGGGTCCCCTGCGCAGGCAAAACCGGTACCAGCCAGGATCTTCAAAATGCTTGGTTCGTCGGCTACACCCCTAACTACACCTGCGGGGTATGGATGGGTTACGACCAGCTGGAGAGGATGTACAACGTGGCCGGTGGCACTTATCCAGCCCGCATCTGGAAATCGGTGATGACAAAAGCTCTAGAAGGGGAGCCCCGCCAGGCTTTCGTGACACCGAAGGGCATAGTCTCGGTTCAGGTCTGCAACAAGTCCGGGTTACTCCCTTCTCAGCTTTGCCCGGACAAATGTATCATCTCTGACTACGCAACTGAAGACAATATTCCCGACAAAATCTGCGACCGGCATGTTTTGTACAACATATGCCCCGACTCCGGAAAACTGGCCACCGAGCATTGTCCTTTCCCGGTACCGAAAGCTTTTGTCAACGTTCCTGCAGACAGCCGGGACCCAGACAAACCACCGACCGAGTACTGTGATATTCACTCGTCTGCCCCCACATCTTCGGAGATGGTACCCATATGCAAAGACCCGCGCCACGGTAACAAATTGTACAGAGCAAACATCCCCGGGCCCAATGAAACCGGAGGCTGCCCTTCTTCGGTCGTGGTCGAAGAAGCACTGCCAAAGGGCGTCGATCCTCCGCCGTGTCCCTTGCCTGACCATCAAGTACAGGCGCGATAG